The following coding sequences lie in one Streptomyces sp. NBC_00510 genomic window:
- the prmC gene encoding peptide chain release factor N(5)-glutamine methyltransferase codes for MNLLLAEVAQATQRLADAGVPSPRFDAEELAAYVHGVKRGALHTVADADFDARYWEAVARREAREPLQHITGRAFFRYLELQVGPGVFVPRPETESVVGWAIDAVRAMDVAEPLIVDLCTGSGAIALALAQEVPRSRVHAVELSDEALVWARKNVEGSKVDLRQGNALEAFQDLNGQVDLVISNPPYIPLTEWEHVAPEARDHDPEMALFSGEDGLDTIRGIERTAHRLLRPGGVVVIEHADTQGGQVPWIFTEEAGWADAADHPDLNNRPRFTTARKATP; via the coding sequence GCGGTTCGACGCCGAGGAGCTCGCGGCGTACGTGCACGGGGTGAAGCGCGGCGCGCTGCACACCGTCGCCGACGCCGACTTCGACGCGCGCTACTGGGAGGCCGTGGCCCGCCGTGAGGCCCGCGAGCCGCTGCAGCACATCACGGGCCGCGCGTTCTTCCGGTACCTGGAGCTCCAGGTGGGCCCCGGGGTCTTCGTGCCCCGCCCGGAGACCGAGTCGGTCGTCGGGTGGGCCATAGACGCCGTGCGCGCCATGGACGTCGCCGAGCCGCTCATCGTCGACCTGTGCACCGGTTCGGGCGCCATCGCGCTCGCCCTGGCGCAGGAGGTGCCGCGCAGCCGGGTGCACGCGGTGGAGCTGTCCGACGAGGCGCTGGTGTGGGCCCGCAAGAACGTCGAGGGCAGCAAGGTCGACCTGCGGCAGGGCAACGCCCTGGAGGCCTTCCAGGACCTCAACGGCCAGGTGGACCTGGTGATCTCCAACCCGCCCTACATCCCGCTCACCGAATGGGAGCACGTGGCGCCGGAGGCCCGCGACCACGACCCCGAGATGGCGCTGTTCTCCGGTGAGGACGGCCTGGACACCATCCGCGGCATCGAGCGCACCGCGCACCGGCTGCTGCGGCCGGGCGGGGTCGTCGTCATCGAGCACGCCGACACCCAGGGCGGCCAGGTGCCCTGGATCTTCACCGAGGAGGCCGGCTGGGCGGACGCCGCCGACCACCCCGACCTCAACAACCGTCCCCGGTTCACCACTGCCCGCAAGGCGACGCCGTGA